In Candidatus Krumholzibacteriia bacterium, one DNA window encodes the following:
- a CDS encoding LamG-like jellyroll fold domain-containing protein: MRSQWTRWFLLSTLLIVVSGETAHAQYSEADTLAAVAPGLVYREYSRIMTGNDWRVTDPDAPFEGPSYNSPSTFLPNPELELTVDDLQGAIRAVAVIDVWGGHVGTIGKQFRLNDSTWIDVPDIENTPSSPECYVHQVSLEVEVPLEHLVEGMNVLEGTSGPQTCFDFGWGQWGWYGFMLRIYYDPLQKAAPAGNIVSPADGGVLRENPMFEIEAMSPVGVTRVDLVGLYDAYDADGDGVYREWQQNYHRPTKNDPSMVVRDHMGTATTAPHRVTWDTQWIPDQDPESIEAVARIRDSSGLWFVTDRVTGLSLDRPGVDVRLYRPSDVPRSYWVRAGRTRSSTVQIASSHDLTDVQTARLLTRTWNGIAGQSEPGEDHWTRVNGWTTPTYGVDHFYAFDQVELPVGILANGTNQIEYYAESTHHGVEVLWPGPAVVARFEDFSDVAAYVSDAPDDAMVVEGQSATFSVSTLGAEPTTYQWQRDGVDIEGATDPTFTTPPTTAADDGARYRCVVSNAFGGESSPEATLTVLVPGPRVTDGQLVLYTFEEAGGDTVFDRSGTESPADLVIEDTSAVTWSDGALTVDGSTVISTSDPPSKVIDAARASNAFTIEAWIEPANTSQTGPARILTLSSGPFARNFLLGQGVFGGASDVFDVRFRSTGTDANGQPSLTSPEGSLETLASHVVFTRRPSGTTSIFVDGVEVARGTNPGDLSNWDETFRLALGNELSGDRPWSGTFDLIALFGRALSSEEVVQNFAAGPAPTGQATSTPPARGFDLAMNRPNPFNPRTSISFELPAAAEVSLAVFDLRGRRIIDLVRSRREAGVHHVVWDGRDARGSGVSSGVYLYRIDAVTDDGRTFRHARRMTLLE; encoded by the coding sequence CGATTGGCGGGTCACCGACCCGGACGCGCCCTTCGAAGGGCCGTCGTACAACTCACCGTCGACCTTCCTTCCGAACCCCGAGTTGGAGCTCACCGTGGATGACCTCCAGGGGGCGATCCGCGCCGTCGCGGTGATCGACGTCTGGGGGGGGCACGTCGGGACGATCGGCAAGCAATTCCGGCTGAACGACAGCACCTGGATCGACGTGCCCGACATCGAGAACACGCCGAGTTCTCCGGAGTGCTACGTGCATCAGGTGTCGCTCGAGGTGGAGGTGCCGCTGGAGCACCTCGTCGAGGGCATGAACGTGCTCGAAGGCACATCGGGGCCGCAGACCTGCTTCGATTTCGGCTGGGGCCAGTGGGGCTGGTACGGGTTCATGCTGCGGATCTACTACGACCCCTTGCAGAAGGCGGCTCCGGCCGGGAACATCGTGTCTCCGGCCGACGGCGGAGTGCTGCGCGAGAATCCGATGTTCGAGATCGAGGCCATGAGTCCCGTGGGAGTCACCCGGGTCGACCTCGTCGGTCTGTACGACGCCTACGACGCCGACGGCGACGGCGTGTACCGTGAATGGCAGCAGAACTACCACCGCCCGACGAAGAACGATCCCTCGATGGTCGTGCGCGACCACATGGGAACCGCGACCACCGCGCCGCACCGGGTCACATGGGACACCCAGTGGATCCCGGATCAGGACCCGGAATCGATCGAGGCCGTCGCGCGCATCCGCGACTCCAGTGGACTGTGGTTCGTGACCGACCGGGTGACCGGGCTGTCCCTGGACCGCCCCGGAGTGGATGTCCGTCTGTACCGGCCGAGCGACGTTCCGAGGAGCTACTGGGTCAGGGCCGGGCGGACGAGATCGAGCACCGTCCAGATCGCCTCGTCGCACGATCTGACCGACGTCCAGACCGCCCGCCTGCTCACCCGGACCTGGAACGGAATCGCGGGGCAGTCCGAGCCGGGCGAGGACCACTGGACGCGCGTGAACGGGTGGACCACGCCGACCTACGGCGTAGACCACTTCTACGCGTTCGATCAGGTGGAACTGCCGGTGGGAATCCTGGCGAACGGGACCAACCAGATCGAGTACTACGCCGAGTCGACGCACCACGGCGTCGAGGTGCTCTGGCCGGGCCCGGCCGTGGTCGCTCGCTTCGAGGATTTCTCGGACGTCGCCGCGTACGTGTCCGACGCTCCCGACGACGCCATGGTGGTCGAGGGTCAGTCGGCGACGTTCTCGGTGAGCACGCTCGGTGCCGAGCCGACCACCTACCAGTGGCAGCGCGACGGAGTGGACATCGAGGGCGCCACCGACCCGACGTTCACGACTCCGCCCACGACCGCGGCGGACGACGGCGCGCGTTACCGGTGCGTGGTGTCCAACGCCTTCGGGGGCGAGTCCAGCCCCGAGGCGACGCTGACGGTTCTCGTGCCCGGCCCGCGGGTGACCGACGGACAGCTGGTCCTCTACACGTTCGAAGAGGCCGGTGGCGACACGGTGTTCGACCGCTCGGGAACGGAGAGCCCGGCGGATCTCGTGATCGAGGACACCTCCGCCGTGACGTGGTCCGATGGTGCCCTGACGGTGGACGGTTCCACCGTGATCTCGACGTCGGATCCACCCTCGAAGGTCATCGACGCGGCGCGAGCGAGCAACGCCTTCACCATCGAGGCCTGGATCGAGCCTGCGAACACCTCCCAGACCGGTCCGGCGCGCATTCTCACGCTGTCTTCGGGGCCCTTCGCGCGCAACTTCCTGCTCGGGCAGGGGGTGTTCGGGGGAGCCTCCGACGTGTTCGACGTGCGGTTCCGGTCGACCGGGACCGATGCGAACGGACAACCCTCGCTGACGTCTCCCGAGGGATCCCTGGAGACACTCGCGAGCCACGTGGTCTTCACGCGTCGCCCGAGTGGGACGACGTCGATCTTCGTCGATGGCGTGGAAGTCGCCCGCGGCACGAACCCGGGTGACCTGTCGAACTGGGACGAGACCTTCCGTCTGGCGCTCGGCAACGAACTCTCGGGCGACCGGCCGTGGTCGGGGACCTTCGACCTGATCGCCCTCTTCGGTCGGGCCCTCAGCAGTGAGGAAGTCGTCCAGAATTTCGCGGCGGGTCCCGCACCGACCGGGCAGGCGACATCGACTCCGCCGGCGCGTGGCTTCGATCTCGCCATGAACCGCCCGAATCCGTTCAACCCGCGTACGTCGATCTCCTTCGAACTTCCGGCCGCGGCAGAGGTCTCGCTCGCCGTCTTCGACCTCCGTGGTCGTCGGATCATCGATCTCGTTCGCTCTCGGCGCGAGGCGGGCGTACACCACGTGGTCTGGGACGGGCGCGACGCGCGCGGCAGTGGTGTTTCCAGCGGCGTCTATCTCTACCGGATCGACGCGGTGACCGATGACGGGCGCACCTTCCGTCATGCGCGGCGGATGACCCTGCTCGAGTGA